From one Gossypium hirsutum isolate 1008001.06 chromosome D08, Gossypium_hirsutum_v2.1, whole genome shotgun sequence genomic stretch:
- the LOC107933770 gene encoding laccase-13 yields the protein MEPHILSAKPCTFYLFSCILLIFAFLASFASAAIHYHEFVIEAKPVKRLCRTHSTITVNGQYPGPTLEVRDGDTLVIKAINKARYNVTLHWHGVRQLRNPWADGPEYVTQCPIQPGRSYTYQFTIQNQEGTLWWHAHSKWLRATVYGALIIYPKLGSPYPFPMPKREMPVILGEWWDRNPLDVLKLALFTGGAPNVSDAYTINGQPGDLYRCSSKETAIYPVEAGETILLRIINSALNQELYFGVANHKLTVVAVDASYTKPFTTNVIMIAPGQTTDVLLTADQPPARYYIAAHAYNTANAAFDNTTTTAILEYESAHYSAKGGKYLKPIFPQLPGFNDTATATAFTAQLRSPCKVKVPIEINESLFFTVGLGLINCKNKNSPRCQGPNGTRFAASINNVSFVFPRSTSLMQAYYQGQPGVFTTDFPPVPPIQFDYTGNVSRGLWQPVKGTKLVKLKFGSKVQIVFQDTSIVTVEDHPMHIHGYDFYVVGSGFGNFDPKNDPAKFNLVDPPLRNTIGTPPGGWVAIRFVADNPGIWLLHCHLDTHLPWGLATALLVENGVGKLQTVQPPPLDLPQC from the exons ATGGAGCCTCACATACTCAGTGCCAAACCATGCACCTTTTACTTATTCTCTTGCATTCTCTTAATCTTTGCTTTCCTAGCATCCTTTGCAAGTGCAGCCATTCACTACCATGAATTTGTT ATTGAAGCAAAGCCAGTGAAGAGGCTGTGCAGAACTCATAGTACAATTACAGTAAATGGGCAATATCCAGGGCCAACGTTGGAAGTGCGAGATGGCGATACTCTGGTCATTAAAGCTATAAACAAGGCCAGATACAATGTCACCCTCCACTG GCATGGAGTACGACAACTGCGAAATCCATGGGCAGATGGACCCGAATATGTGACGCAGTGTCCTATCCAACCAGGGAGGTCTTACACATACCAATTCACCATCCAAAACCAGGAGGGGACTTTATGGTGGCATGCTCATAGCAAATGGCTTAGAGCGACAGTGTATGGAGCTCTCATAATATATCCTAAGTTGGGTTCCCCATATCCCTTCCCCATGCCCAAGAGAGAAATGCCTGTTATTCTTG GAGAATGGTGGGATAGGAATCCGCTGGATGTGCTAAAGCTAGCACTTTTCACTGGAGGTGCTCCAAATGTATCAGATGCATATACAATTAATGGTCAACCAGGCGACTTGTATAGATGCTCTAGCAAAG AAACTGCCATATATCCAGTGGAGGCGGGTGAGACGATTCTTCTGAGGATCATCAACTCTGCACTGAATCAGGAGCTGTATTTCGGGGTGGCCAATCACAAACTAACTGTTGTTGCTGTTGATGCTAGCTACACCAAACCTTTCACAACAAATGTCATCATGATTGCTCCTGGCCAGACAACCGATGTCCTTCTCACTGCTGATCAGCCTCCAGCTCGTTACTACATAGCAGCACATGCCTACAACACCGCCAATGCAGCCTTTGACAATACCACCACCACAGCAATCCTTGAATATGAATCTGCTCACTACTCCGCAAAAGGAGGAAAATATTTGAAACCGATCTTCCCACAGCTACCCGGGTTCAACGACACCGCCACTGCAACTGCATTCACTGCCCAGCTAAGGAGTCCTTGCAAGGTCAAAGTTCCCATTGAGATTAATGAAAGCCTGTTTTTCACAGTGGGGTTAGGACTAATCAACTGTAAAAATAAGAATAGCCCACGATGCCAAGGCCCCAACGGAACTCGCTTTGCTGCCAGTATCAACAATGTGTCCTTTGTGTTCCCAAGAAGTACCTCCTTAATGCAGGCCTACTACCAAGGTCAACCTGGTGTTTTCACCACAGACTTTCCACCTGTTCCTCCCATACAATTTGATTATACAGGCAATGTGAGCAGAGGCCTCTGGCAACCTGTTAAGGGAACAAAGCTCGTTAAACTAAAGTTTGGGTCCAAGGTACAAATTGTGTTCCAGGATACAAGTATTGTCACAGTTGAGGATCATCCTATGCATATTCATGGATACGACTTCTATGTTGTTGGGAGTGGTTTTGGTAACTTTGATCCCAAAAATGATCCAGCCAAATTCAACCTTGTTGATCCACCACTGAGAAATACCATTGGAACACCTCCTGGTGGATGGGTAGCCATCCGGTTTGTGGCCGACAATCCAG GAATCTGGCTGCTCCATTGCCATTTAGACACCCATCTCCCTTGGGGCTTGGCAACAGCTTTGCTAGTTGAAAACGGAGTTGGAAAATTGCAGACTGTACAGCCACCACCACTCGATCTACCCCAATGTTAG